From a single Verrucomicrobiota bacterium genomic region:
- a CDS encoding type II toxin-antitoxin system RelB/DinJ family antitoxin, which produces MKTAAVHSRIQPEIKEQAESILHRLGLSPTEAIRIFYTQITLKQGLPFEVTIPNATTRKALEDSKKGINLTSFDSVEKLFASWDK; this is translated from the coding sequence ATGAAAACCGCCGCGGTCCACAGCAGAATTCAGCCAGAAATCAAAGAACAGGCAGAAAGTATTCTCCATCGCCTGGGGTTAAGCCCGACAGAGGCGATCCGTATTTTTTACACGCAGATCACCTTAAAACAAGGGCTTCCGTTCGAAGTCACTATTCCAAACGCCACCACCCGGAAGGCTCTTGAGGATTCCAAAAAGGGAATCAATCTCACATCGTTCGATAGCGTAGAGAAGCTTTTTGCAAGCTGGGATAAGTGA
- a CDS encoding type II toxin-antitoxin system YafQ family toxin translates to MKTIFETSQFRKDLKKLKKRGKDIQKLKEVVRQIAIGEMLDARHRDHALIGSRGGSRDCHVEPDWLLIYRKDQDSLYLERSGTHSDLFKK, encoded by the coding sequence GTGAAAACCATTTTTGAGACCAGTCAGTTCAGGAAAGACCTCAAAAAACTAAAAAAGAGAGGCAAAGATATTCAAAAGCTGAAAGAAGTCGTCCGGCAGATTGCGATCGGAGAGATGCTTGATGCAAGACATCGCGACCATGCATTGATTGGCTCACGTGGAGGGTCGAGAGATTGTCATGTTGAGCCAGACTGGTTGCTCATCTACCGGAAGGATCAAGATTCGCTCTATCTTGAAAGGAGCGGCACCCACAGTGACCTGTTCAAAAAGTAA
- a CDS encoding DUF4160 domain-containing protein: MPTVLRIGSFRFHFYTDEGSEPPHIHVRTPDGDCKFWLEPSIFLASNRGVRSHDLRQIERLVFENQQELKKAYYERHPR; the protein is encoded by the coding sequence ATGCCGACAGTTCTGCGTATCGGATCGTTCCGTTTTCACTTCTACACCGACGAGGGAAGCGAGCCTCCGCACATCCACGTCCGGACGCCTGACGGAGACTGCAAATTCTGGCTGGAGCCTTCCATTTTTCTTGCAAGCAACCGGGGCGTAAGATCGCATGACCTAAGACAGATCGAACGCCTCGTTTTCGAAAATCAACAAGAACTGAAAAAAGCATATTATGAACGCCATCCTCGCTGA
- a CDS encoding DUF2442 domain-containing protein gives MNAILAEPPISLEPAAVRAWTEGRTIYIELHDGRFVGFPADRFSRLAAATEQQLKQVEVEVNGFALRWEELDEDITVPGILAGRFELPPK, from the coding sequence ATGAACGCCATCCTCGCTGAACCACCGATTTCTTTGGAGCCGGCAGCTGTGCGTGCTTGGACCGAGGGAAGAACAATATATATTGAACTGCATGACGGGCGCTTTGTCGGGTTTCCCGCCGACCGTTTCAGCCGCCTAGCTGCGGCCACGGAGCAACAATTGAAGCAAGTTGAAGTCGAAGTGAATGGTTTTGCGCTGCGCTGGGAAGAATTGGATGAGGATATCACAGTGCCAGGAATTCTTGCCGGTCGCTTCGAGCTTCCTCCTAAATAA